From the Magnetococcales bacterium genome, the window TAATGGATAAAATTGGCTCCGATGAAGCCGGCGCCACCGGTCACGAACATGTTGGAAGGTTGGAAAAGGGGCATGGTGGGTCTCGGACTCTTGAATGGGTTGTGTTTGGGGGGGGAGAGCTCCCCAACATACGAACAGTCGGGGACGAAGTTCAAGGTTTGGTTCCAGCTTGGGTCTCTCGGTGCATTGGAATGGATGTTGCTTGACTGCGGTGCGTTGGGATTGTTCCGGATGGCGTCGGGGAGGTTGGCGTGTGACCTCGGAATCTCCGTTGATTTCGGGAGCTGGCGGGTTCGTTGATGGTGAAGCCGGGAGTCTGGTGTGTCTGTGTAAGGGGCTTTTATTTCGCAAAAGATTGGTTTAACATGACGGGATTGTTTGGGATGGGCCCATGACGCCTTCCTTGAGGTGGGTGGAAGATGATGAGAATATTTGCCCCGGACTTTCAGGACCGTACCGATTCTTTGGAAGAAGTCTGTCCTTTCCAGCCTGGAAATCGGGACCAGAGTGGGAGAAATGCGGTTATGAATAAATTGCAGGTCGTCTGTGGCGTGTTTGCTTGCTCCGTGCTTCTTTTTGGGTGTCAAAACATGCCCAAGCCGGAGGATAGCCAAGGTGTTGCGTCTCCTTTGCAGAAGAGCAACCAGGAGATGGCGGAGAGGGACCAGGGACTTCGCAGAGGTGAGGCGGAGCTTTTCCAGGATTTGCGGCACTTGTACTCCGGTGCCCCCAACCGGGATGTGCATGGCACCCTGTTGAGGGAGTCGGAGGCGTTGACCAGTCGGCAGCAGGAGCTGCATCGTGATTTGGCCAAGAAGGTCTCTTCGCCGCCCGAGCTTCAGCCTGTGTTGCCTGAGTACAACCCCCTCGACGACATCGTGGTTTCCCTGGAGATGGACAAAGAGGATGTCCGTCACATCTTCCAGGCTCTGGCCAAGATGACCAATATGAACCTGTTGATCAATCCGGAGATCCTCAAGGATCCGCCCTATGTGAGTGTGAGCTTCCGCAATGTGGAGGCCTCCACGGTTTTCAGGGAGGTTTTGGATCTGGCGGATCTTTATGGCAGGATCGATGACAATGTCCTGCGGGTGGATCCCCATCAAGAGGCGACCTACAACGTTGATTTCCTTGAGACCGACACCACGTCGACCTTTTCGGCGGGTGGTGATGTCATGGGCGAGTCTGGCGGTGGGGATGCCAAATCCAAGGGGATCACCGGAAGCTACTCCGTGACCGGCAAATCCGGGGATACCAATCCCTATTCGCAGTTGGATGGCATTTTAAAATCGGCCATTGGCGAGGGTGGCACCTACAATCTGAATCGGATGTCCGGCCTTCTTCACGTCAAGGCTCGACCGTCGGCTGTGCGGCGAACCGCCAAATTGCTGGAGGAGTTCAAGGAGATTGTTGGCCGACAGATTTTAATCGAGGCCCGCATCATGGAGGTGCGCCTGAACGACCAACACCAGACAGGCGTGGATTGGCTCGCTTTGCGCAATGGCATTCTCATCAACCGGGGTATTGGTCAGACCCTGACCCCTCCCCTCCTCTCCAATCCTCAGGTTTCGTTCTCATCCCTTCCCAATTTGGTGACCAGCACCTCCGCTGCGGTGGCCGGGGCGTCGGGCATGGCTCTGACCATTGGCAGGAATGTGGGTAAGACTTCTCTGTTGGCTGCCCTCAACATGCTGAAACAGTACGGTGATGTGCATACTGTTTCCAATCCGTCCATTCGGGCGCGGCATGGCCAGCCTGCCATGATCAGCGTGGGTCAGTCCCAGGCGTTCGTGAAACAAACCAAAACGACCACCAACCAACTGAATGGCGCAAACACATCTACCGTCGACGTCACTGTGGACAATGTTTTTCAGGGGTTGGTCATCGGTATCGTTCCTTTCATCAATTCCCAAGGGAAGATCACCCTCTCCATTCACCCGGTCAAAAGTGACGTGGATTTGAGCAATTCGCCTGCCATGGGTGATACGGTGATCACCCTGCCGAAGGTGGACCTGAAGGAGATGAGCACTTCGTTACAGCTCGACAATGATGACACGGTGATCCTGGGCGGGTTGATCAACAAGACACGCTCCTCGGTGCGGACGGGTGTGCCGGTGATTTCCGAGATTCCTTTGCTGGGGAGATTGTTTACTTCCAACAGCGACAGCGATGTCGTGAGTGAGTTGGTCATCATGCTGCGAGTGAATGTCCTATGAGTGTCATATACCGAGCTTTACGCAAGCTGAAGCAGGAAGACGCGATGGATGGTGGCGCCAAGAAGGCGGGGGTGAACCTGGGCAAGTCCTATGATGGGAGCGACGATGAGGGGGAGATGCCTCCTTCGGTCAAGATCGCTCTGAAGTCTCTTCCCCCGATTATTCTGAGCATAGGCGTCGGGTATTGGTGGTATGCTCAGCAGGGGAAGGTCGAGGGCTTCGACCTGCCGAACCGTGCGGCATCGACGGCTTCGGCGCCCGGGAGTCCCACCCCGGCCTTGCCGTCCGGCGCCGGAGCGACTCCACAGGCCAACGCTGCTGCGATGGCGGATGCTGCCCGTCTGGGTCAGGCCGCGCTGAGTGGTGCGGGTGGCAAACCTCCTGGTGGTGACCCGGCTGCTGCGATGGCGGATGCTGCCCGTCTGGGTCAGGCCGCGCTGAGTGGT encodes:
- the mshL gene encoding pilus (MSHA type) biogenesis protein MshL, with the protein product MNKLQVVCGVFACSVLLFGCQNMPKPEDSQGVASPLQKSNQEMAERDQGLRRGEAELFQDLRHLYSGAPNRDVHGTLLRESEALTSRQQELHRDLAKKVSSPPELQPVLPEYNPLDDIVVSLEMDKEDVRHIFQALAKMTNMNLLINPEILKDPPYVSVSFRNVEASTVFREVLDLADLYGRIDDNVLRVDPHQEATYNVDFLETDTTSTFSAGGDVMGESGGGDAKSKGITGSYSVTGKSGDTNPYSQLDGILKSAIGEGGTYNLNRMSGLLHVKARPSAVRRTAKLLEEFKEIVGRQILIEARIMEVRLNDQHQTGVDWLALRNGILINRGIGQTLTPPLLSNPQVSFSSLPNLVTSTSAAVAGASGMALTIGRNVGKTSLLAALNMLKQYGDVHTVSNPSIRARHGQPAMISVGQSQAFVKQTKTTTNQLNGANTSTVDVTVDNVFQGLVIGIVPFINSQGKITLSIHPVKSDVDLSNSPAMGDTVITLPKVDLKEMSTSLQLDNDDTVILGGLINKTRSSVRTGVPVISEIPLLGRLFTSNSDSDVVSELVIMLRVNVL